The Coraliomargarita parva genomic sequence TTGGCGGCCATCCGGAAGGCTTTGAAAGAGCGTGGTTTTTCGGTTGAATTGATCGAATCGATCCACGCTCCGATCGGATTGGACATGAATAGCGACACCCCCATGGAGATCGCCGTGAGTATTGCGGCGCAGATTTTGCTAGAGCGTGAAAACAAAAATCATGGTTAATATAAATAGGGAAATCAGTTTCATCCTGAATGATCAGGAAATGCATGTGACTGTACCCGCCGGCTTGCTTGCATTGGATTATTTGCGACAGGAAGCCGGGTTGACGGGGACGAAGGAAGGATGCAAGGAGGGCGATTGTGGCGCATGTTCGGTCATAGTCGGCGAGCTCGATGGGAGCGGGGGGATACGGTACCGGCCCATGACTTCCTGCCTGCTTCCCATGGGGGAACTCTCGGGAAAGCATCTCGTCACGATTGAGGGACTGAGCCGAGACGGTTTGACTCCGGTGCAGGCGGCGATGGTCGACTGCGGCGGCACCCAATGCGGTTATTGCACGCCTGGTTTTGTGGTGGCGATGACTGCGGGCTTGATGACACCAAAGCTGCCTTTGAATGAAGAAGGCTTCCTTTATGCGATCTCCGGAAATCTCTGCCGTTGCACCGGTTATCGCTCGATCAAGGAGGCCGGTGCCAATGTCATGAAGGAATTGTCGGCCAAACTGGCAGGCAAGGAGCGTCTTGCCGCGCTGGTCGAGGCCAAGGCGCTACCGGAATACTTTACCGGCATCCCGACCCGTTTGGCGGCATTGGCCGCTGACACGGTGGTTGCAGAGCCCGAGACGCCGGAGCCGAATGGGGCCCGCTTTGTGATCGCAGGCGGAACCGACTTGTATGTGCAGCGGGGGGAATTGATTCCCGAGGCTGCGGTTTCACTGCTGAATCCGGTCAAGCCGGTTGAGTCCGCGGCCATCCTTGATGGCAAGGTTCATGTCGATGCCCGGATGACCTTTGAGGCATTTGCTGAGGATCCGGTCATCCAGAGCTACGTACCGGACGCGGAAGCGTACAACAAGTTGATCGCCAGCTGGCCGATGCGTACTCGTGCCACGCTGGGTGGGAATATTTGCAATGCCTCGCCCATTGCTGACATGACCTGTCTGTTGCTGGCTTTGGAAAGTGAACTGACGCTGGTCGATGGCCGGGGAAACAGTCGCCCGATGCCATTGAGTGATTTCTTTCTCGACTACAAGAAGCTCAACAAGAAGGAGGACGAATTGGTCGAGCGTATCGCTTTCCCCACTTATGGAGAAAATACCCGGG encodes the following:
- a CDS encoding FAD binding domain-containing protein — its product is MVNINREISFILNDQEMHVTVPAGLLALDYLRQEAGLTGTKEGCKEGDCGACSVIVGELDGSGGIRYRPMTSCLLPMGELSGKHLVTIEGLSRDGLTPVQAAMVDCGGTQCGYCTPGFVVAMTAGLMTPKLPLNEEGFLYAISGNLCRCTGYRSIKEAGANVMKELSAKLAGKERLAALVEAKALPEYFTGIPTRLAALAADTVVAEPETPEPNGARFVIAGGTDLYVQRGELIPEAAVSLLNPVKPVESAAILDGKVHVDARMTFEAFAEDPVIQSYVPDAEAYNKLIASWPMRTRATLGGNICNASPIADMTCLLLALESELTLVDGRGNSRPMPLSDFFLDYKKLNKKEDELVERIAFPTYGENTRVSWEKVSKRAWLDIATVNSAAKITVEEGRILSAHLALGGVAATPLYLTNASAFLEGKPLEEVTVKGMLEVAMGEFNPISDVRGSGEYKRLLARQLLAVHFTQLFPEEIGEEVLYATL